A stretch of Aphelocoma coerulescens isolate FSJ_1873_10779 chromosome 1A, UR_Acoe_1.0, whole genome shotgun sequence DNA encodes these proteins:
- the LOC138104694 gene encoding histone H4, giving the protein MSGRGKGGKGLGKGGAKRHRKVLRDNIQGITKPAIRRLARRGGVKRISGLIYEETRGVLKVFLENVIRDAVTYTEHAKRKTVTAMDVVYALKRQGRTLYGFGG; this is encoded by the coding sequence ATGTCTGGTCGGGGTAAGGGCGGCAAGGGGCTCGGCAAGGGCGGCGCCAAGCGCCACCGCAAGGTGCTGCGCGACAACATCCAGGGCATCACCAAGCCGGCCATCCGCCGCCTGGCTCGGCGCGGCGGCGTCAAGCGCATCTCGGGGCTCATCTACGAGGAGACGCGCGGAGTGCTCAAGGTGTTCCTGGAGAACGTGATCCGCGACGCCGTCACCTACACGGAGCACGCCAAGAGGAAGACGGTCACGGCCATGGACGTGGTCTACGCCCTCAAGCGCCAGGGTCGCACCCTCTACGGCTTTGGCGGCTAA
- the LOC138104695 gene encoding histone H3, whose product MARTKQTARKSTGGKAPRKQLATKAARKSAPATGGVKKPHRYRPGTVALREIRRYQKSTELLIRKLPFQRLVREIAQDFKTDLRFQSSAVMALQEASEAYLVGLFEDTNLCAIHAKRVTIMPKDIQLARRIRGERA is encoded by the coding sequence ATGGCGCGCACGAAGCAGACGGCGCGTAAGTCGACGGGCGGGAAGGCGCCCCGCAAGCAGCTGGCCACCAAGGCGGCCCGCAAGAGCGCGCCGGCCACGGGCGGCGTCAAGAAGCCGCACCGCTACCGGCCCGGCACGGTGGCGCTGCGCGAGATCCGGCGCTACCAGAAGTCCACGGAGCTGCTGATCCGCAAGCTGCCCTTCCAGCGCCTGGTGCGCGAGATCGCGCAGGACTTCAAGACCGACCTGCGCTTCCAGAGCTCGGCCGTGATGGCGCTGCAGGAGGCCAGCGAGGCCTACCTGGTGGGGCTCTTCGAGGACACCAACCTGTGCGCCATCCACGCCAAGCGCGTCACCATCATGCCCAAGGACATCCAGCTGGCGCGCCGCATCCGCGGCGAGCGCGCCTGA
- the LOC138103329 gene encoding histone H3 — MARTKQTARKSTGGKAPRKQLATKAARKSAPATGGVKKPHRYRPGTVALREIRRYQKSTELLIRKLPFQRLVREIAQDFKTDLRFQSSAVMALQEASEAYLVGLFEDTNLCAIHAKRVTIMPKDIQLARRIRGERA; from the coding sequence ATGGCGCGCACGAAGCAGACGGCGCGTAAGTCGACGGGCGGGAAGGCGCCCCGCAAGCAGCTGGCCACCAAGGCGGCCCGCAAGAGCGCGCCGGCCACGGGCGGCGTCAAGAAGCCGCACCGCTACCGGCCCGGCACGGTGGCGCTGCGCGAGATCCGGCGCTACCAGAAGTCCACGGAGCTGCTGATCCGCAAGCTGCCCTTCCAGCGCCTGGTGCGCGAGATCGCGCAGGACTTCAAGACCGACCTGCGCTTCCAGAGCTCGGCCGTGATGGCGCTGCAGGAGGCCAGCGAGGCCTACCTGGTGGGGCTCTTCGAGGACACCAACCTGTGCGCCATCCACGCCAAGCGCGTCACCATCATGCCCAAGGACATCCAGCTGGCCCGCCGCATCCGCGGCGAGCGCGCCTGA
- the LOC138103335 gene encoding histone H4 translates to MSGRGKGGKGLGKGGAKRHRKVLRDNIQGITKPAIRRLARRGGVKRISGLIYEETRGVLKVFLENVIRDAVTYTEHAKRKTVTAMDVVYALKRQGRTLYGFGG, encoded by the coding sequence ATGTCTGGTCGGGGTAAGGGCGGCAAGGGGCTCGGCAAGGGCGGCGCCAAGCGCCACCGCAAGGTGCTGCGCGACAACATCCAGGGCATCACCAAGCCGGCCATCCGCCGCCTGGCTCGGCGCGGCGGCGTCAAGCGCATCTCGGGGCTCATCTACGAGGAGACGCGCGGAGTGCTCAAGGTGTTCCTGGAGAACGTGATCCGCGACGCCGTCACCTACACGGAGCACGCCAAGAGGAAGACGGTCACGGCCATGGACGTGGTCTACGCCCTCAAGCGCCAGGGTCGCACCCTCTACGGCTTCGGCGGCTAA
- the LOC138103322 gene encoding histone H1.03, with product MAETAPVAAPDVAAAAPAPAKAPAAKKPKKAASGSKARKPAGPSVTELITKAVSASKERKGLSLAALKKALAAGGYDVEKSNSRIKLGIKSLVSKGILVQTKGTGASGSFRLSKKPGEVKEKAPKKKTAAAKPKKPAAKKPASAAKKPKKAAAVKKSPKKAKKPAAAAAKKAAKSPKKATKAAKPKKAAAAAKSPAKAKAVKPKAAKPKAAKPKAAKAKKAAPKKK from the coding sequence ATGGCTGAGACCGCTCCCGTCGCCGCGCCCGatgtcgccgctgccgccccggccccggccaaAGCTCCCGCCGCCAAGAAGCCGAAGAAGGCGGCGAGCGGCTCCAAAGCCCGCAAGCCCGCGGGGCCCAGCGTCACCGAGCTGATCACCAAGGCCGTGTCCGCCTCCAAGGAGCGCAAGGGGCTCTCCCTCGCCGCGCTCAAGAAGGCGCTGGCCGCCGGCGGCTACGATGTGGAGAAAAGTAACAGCCGCATCAAGCTGGGCATCAAGAGCCTCGTCAGCAAGGGTATCCTGGTGCAGACCAAGGGCACCGGCGCCTCCGGCTCCTTCCGCCTCAGCAAGAAACCCGGAGAAGTGAAGGAAAAAGCTCCCAAGAAGAAAACAGCTGCAGCCAAGCCTAAGAAGCCGGCGGCTAAGAAGCCCGCCAGCGCCGCCAAGAAGCCCAAGAAAGCGGCAGCGGTGAAGAAGAGCCCTAAAAAAGCCAAGAAGCCGGCGGCCGCCGCAGCCAAGAAAGCAGCCAAGAGCCCCAAGAAGGCGACAAAGGCTGCCAAGCCCAAAAAAGCGGCGGCAGCAGCGAAGAGCCCGGCTAAGGCCAAAGCGGTGAAGCCCAAAGCAGCCAAGCCCAAGGCGGCCAAGCCGAAAGCAGCGAAGGCAAAGAAGGCAGCGCCCAAGAAAAAGTAA